A genomic window from Blastococcus saxobsidens DD2 includes:
- a CDS encoding HNH endonuclease: MPSPATTGATLLLNATYEPLCVVSSRRAIVLVLAEKAESVDVTAELVRAATLSVPVPVVVRLTRYVRVPYPASVPLSRRAVFTRDGQTCVYCGGSATSIDHVVPRSRGGTHTWDNVVAACRRCNHTKADRSLAELGWKLPHPPSTPSGAAWRLLGHRTVDPRWREWLGVPESVSA, translated from the coding sequence GTGCCCTCACCCGCCACCACGGGCGCCACCCTGCTGCTCAACGCCACGTACGAGCCGCTGTGCGTCGTCTCCAGCCGGCGGGCGATCGTGCTCGTCCTCGCCGAGAAGGCCGAGTCGGTCGACGTCACCGCCGAGCTGGTGCGCGCCGCGACCCTGAGCGTCCCCGTCCCCGTGGTGGTCCGGTTGACCCGCTACGTCCGGGTGCCGTACCCGGCGTCGGTGCCGCTGTCGCGGCGGGCGGTGTTCACCCGCGACGGGCAGACCTGCGTCTACTGCGGCGGCTCGGCCACGAGCATCGACCACGTGGTGCCGCGCAGCCGGGGCGGGACCCACACCTGGGACAACGTGGTGGCGGCCTGCCGTCGGTGCAACCACACCAAGGCCGACCGCTCCCTGGCCGAGCTGGGCTGGAAGCTGCCGCACCCGCCGAGCACACCCAGCGGTGCGGCCTGGCGGCTGCTCGGCCACCGGACGGTCGATCCCCGCTGGCGGGAGTGGCTCGGCGTGCCGGAGAGCGTCAGCGCCTGA